One genomic region from Pseudomonas sp. R5-89-07 encodes:
- the cyoD gene encoding cytochrome o ubiquinol oxidase subunit IV, whose translation MYKQSSVHSSAGSSHGSSRSYLVGFLVSVVLTVIPFAMVMFPSLPRTTTAWLVVALGAIQIVVHLKFFLHLDTAEEQRWNLIALIFSAVIILLLVGLSLWIMGSIHHNMLAH comes from the coding sequence ATGTACAAGCAAAGTTCGGTTCACAGCAGCGCGGGCAGCAGCCATGGCAGCAGCCGTTCCTATCTGGTCGGCTTCCTGGTGTCGGTAGTGCTCACCGTGATCCCTTTTGCCATGGTGATGTTCCCGTCACTGCCGCGCACCACCACCGCCTGGCTGGTGGTGGCACTGGGCGCGATTCAGATCGTGGTCCACCTGAAGTTCTTCCTGCACCTGGATACCGCCGAGGAACAACGCTGGAACCTGATTGCGCTGATTTTTTCGGCGGTCATCATTCTTCTGCTGGTAGGGCTTTCGCTATGGATCATGGGCAGTATTCACCACAATATGCTGGCGCACTGA
- a CDS encoding cytochrome o ubiquinol oxidase subunit III translates to MSNIVIEKDIAHTHEQGHEDAGSLSLFGFWIYLMTDCILFATLFAGYAVLRDSVAGGPSTADIFELPYVLAETMLLLLSSITYGYAMLAMNRGEQSQVLRWLGLTFVLGAGFIAMEINEFHHLIAEGYGPERSGFLTAFFTLVGTHGAHVLTGLVWMAVLMVQVKQRGLTSTNATRLSCLSLFWHFLDVVWICVFTVIYLLGVV, encoded by the coding sequence ATGTCCAATATCGTTATCGAAAAAGACATCGCCCACACCCATGAACAAGGGCATGAAGACGCCGGTTCCCTGAGCCTGTTCGGGTTCTGGATCTACCTGATGACCGACTGCATCCTGTTCGCGACGCTGTTCGCCGGCTATGCGGTACTGCGCGACAGCGTGGCGGGCGGCCCCTCCACGGCGGATATCTTCGAACTGCCTTATGTGCTGGCTGAAACCATGCTGCTGCTGTTGAGCAGCATCACCTACGGCTACGCGATGCTGGCGATGAACCGTGGCGAGCAGTCCCAGGTGCTGCGCTGGCTGGGGCTTACGTTCGTGCTCGGCGCCGGGTTTATCGCGATGGAAATCAATGAATTCCATCACTTGATCGCTGAAGGCTACGGGCCGGAGCGCAGTGGTTTTCTGACCGCGTTCTTCACCCTGGTCGGCACCCACGGCGCGCACGTGTTGACGGGCCTTGTGTGGATGGCGGTGCTGATGGTCCAGGTAAAGCAACGCGGCCTGACCAGCACCAACGCCACGCGGCTCAGCTGCCTGAGCCTGTTCTGGCACTTTTTGGACGTGGTGTGGATCTGCGTCTTTACCGTGATCTATCTGTTGGGGGTGGTGTGA
- the cyoB gene encoding cytochrome o ubiquinol oxidase subunit I produces MFGKLSWDAIPTTEPIVMYTLAFVGLIGVTMVGSITWKRKWGYLWREWFTSVDHKKIGCMYIIVALVMLLRGFSDAIMMRTQQAMAASGGPGYLPPEHYDQIFTAHGVIMIFFVAMPFVVGLMNVVVPLQIGARDVAYPFLNALSFWLFVAGALLVNVSLGIGEFARTGWVAYPPLSGLAYSPGVGVDYYIWSLQISGIGTLLTGVNFFVTILKMRTEGMTLFKMPVFTWNALCTSVLILASFPILTATLLMLTLDRYLGMHFFTNEAGGNPMMYVNLIWAWGHPEVYILILPAFGVFSEIAATFSSKRLFGYVSLVWATIAITVLSFIVWLHHFFTMGSGGNVNAFFGIMTMIIAVPTGVKIFTWLFTMYRGRVRFETPMLWTLGFIVTFSIGGMTGVLLAVPGADFMLHNSLFLIAHFHNVIIGGAVFGYMAGLTYWFPKAFGFRLNDKLGRIAFWCWLIGFYFAFMPSYVLGFMGMTRRLNHFDNPEWRPWLLLELVGVAIILCGVTAQALQLFISIRRRHEYRDLTGDPWDGRTLEWATASPPPLYNFAEQPKVNDLDAYWGMKERGVSTLSHTDYRSIHMPRNTASGLIISLFALICSFALVWHIWWLAAFGLVASVVAFVVRSYDEDTDYFVPAEEVARIETARLKDLAEA; encoded by the coding sequence ATGTTCGGAAAACTGTCGTGGGACGCCATCCCAACCACTGAACCCATCGTGATGTACACCTTGGCCTTCGTCGGGCTGATTGGTGTGACGATGGTCGGGTCCATCACCTGGAAGCGCAAATGGGGCTACCTGTGGCGCGAGTGGTTCACCTCGGTGGACCACAAGAAGATCGGCTGCATGTACATCATCGTCGCACTGGTGATGCTGCTGCGCGGGTTCTCCGACGCGATCATGATGCGTACCCAGCAAGCCATGGCCGCCAGCGGCGGGCCGGGTTATCTGCCGCCGGAGCATTACGACCAGATCTTCACCGCCCACGGCGTGATCATGATTTTTTTCGTGGCCATGCCCTTCGTGGTCGGCCTGATGAACGTTGTGGTGCCGTTGCAGATCGGCGCGCGCGACGTGGCCTACCCGTTTCTCAATGCGCTGAGCTTCTGGCTGTTCGTGGCCGGTGCCCTGCTGGTTAACGTCTCACTGGGAATCGGTGAGTTCGCGCGAACCGGTTGGGTCGCCTATCCACCGTTATCCGGGTTGGCGTACAGCCCCGGGGTCGGGGTGGACTACTACATCTGGTCATTGCAGATATCCGGGATCGGCACGCTGCTGACGGGGGTGAATTTCTTCGTCACGATTCTGAAGATGCGCACCGAAGGCATGACCCTGTTCAAGATGCCGGTATTCACCTGGAATGCGCTGTGTACCTCGGTGCTGATTCTGGCCTCGTTTCCGATCCTGACCGCCACCCTGCTGATGCTGACCCTGGACCGTTACCTGGGCATGCATTTCTTTACCAATGAAGCCGGCGGCAACCCGATGATGTACGTCAACCTGATCTGGGCGTGGGGGCACCCGGAGGTGTATATCCTGATCCTGCCGGCGTTCGGGGTATTTTCCGAAATTGCCGCCACGTTCAGCAGCAAGCGGCTGTTCGGCTACGTGTCGCTGGTGTGGGCGACGATCGCGATTACCGTGCTGTCGTTCATCGTGTGGCTGCACCACTTCTTCACCATGGGCTCGGGGGGCAACGTCAACGCGTTCTTCGGCATCATGACGATGATCATCGCCGTGCCGACCGGGGTGAAGATCTTTACCTGGCTGTTCACCATGTACCGCGGCCGGGTGCGCTTCGAAACCCCGATGCTGTGGACCCTGGGCTTTATCGTAACCTTCAGCATCGGCGGCATGACCGGCGTATTGCTGGCCGTGCCGGGGGCCGACTTCATGCTGCACAACAGCCTGTTCCTGATCGCGCACTTTCACAACGTGATCATCGGCGGCGCGGTGTTCGGCTATATGGCCGGCCTGACCTACTGGTTCCCCAAGGCCTTTGGCTTCCGCTTGAACGACAAGCTGGGGCGCATCGCGTTCTGGTGCTGGCTGATCGGCTTCTATTTCGCGTTCATGCCGTCCTACGTGCTGGGTTTCATGGGCATGACGCGGCGCCTCAACCATTTCGACAATCCGGAATGGCGGCCCTGGCTGCTGCTGGAGCTGGTGGGTGTGGCCATCATCCTCTGCGGTGTGACCGCCCAGGCGCTGCAGCTGTTTATCAGCATTCGCCGCCGTCACGAGTACCGCGACCTCACCGGCGACCCGTGGGACGGACGCACCCTGGAATGGGCCACCGCGTCGCCGCCGCCGCTGTACAACTTTGCCGAGCAACCCAAGGTCAACGACCTGGACGCGTACTGGGGCATGAAGGAGCGCGGCGTCAGCACCCTGAGCCACACCGACTATCGCAGCATCCACATGCCGCGCAATACCGCCTCGGGCCTGATCATCAGCCTGTTCGCGCTGATCTGCAGCTTTGCGCTGGTGTGGCATATCTGGTGGTTGGCGGCATTCGGCCTGGTGGCATCGGTGGTCGCATTCGTGGTGCGCAGCTACGACGAAGACACCGATTATTTCGTGCCCGCAGAGGAAGTGGCGCGCATCGAAACGGCCCGTCTCAAAGACCTGGCAGAGGCTTGA